The genomic region GCTGGCGCGCCCGGAATGGCTGGTCGAAATCGACGGCACCGCCGTTATTCCGGACTAGGCCAATGACATTTTCGATCGTCGCCCGCTGCCGCAAGACAGGAATGTTCGGCGTTGCCGTAACGTCATCTTCACCTGCTGTCGCCGCGCGTTGCGCCTGGGCTCGGGCTGGCGTCGGCGCCGTTGCGAGCCAAAACGTGACCGATCCGGCCTTGGCGTCACGCGTGCTGGACCTGATGGCTGAAGGCGCGACTGCCACCGAAGCCGTGGCGACCGTTGCGCGCACGGCCAATCACATCGCTTACAGACAACTGCTGGCAGTGGATTCTGCGGGAACGAGTGCCGCCTTTTCGGGGGAGAAGGCGCTCGGCATCTGGTCGCACTACCACCAAGACGACGTTGCCTGCGGTGGAAATCTCTTGGCGGACGCCAACATTCCTCGGGCTATGGCCGAGGCGTTCACAGCGTCGGAAGGCCCTCTTGGTGACCGTCTCATCGGTGCTCTGCGCGCGGGGCTTGCGCACGGCGGCGAAGCTGGCCCGCTACAT from Hyphomicrobium sp. MC1 harbors:
- a CDS encoding DUF1028 domain-containing protein produces the protein MTFSIVARCRKTGMFGVAVTSSSPAVAARCAWARAGVGAVASQNVTDPALASRVLDLMAEGATATEAVATVARTANHIAYRQLLAVDSAGTSAAFSGEKALGIWSHYHQDDVACGGNLLADANIPRAMAEAFTASEGPLGDRLIGALRAGLAHGGEAGPLHSAGMMLVREMSWPVADLRCDWTEDCPIEQLAALWERYKPQLESYVTRAIDPEAAPSYGVLGDP